A single region of the Alkalispirochaeta americana genome encodes:
- a CDS encoding substrate-binding domain-containing protein yields MTNDVTNGMTNGMTRAMISGKAARRAVSGGSLSCLFFLLLLVVPMTFLSGCGIAQEEEGSPVGKGVTIGFSVATDTFVIERWNKDIKIFSSAAGRLGAEVLLQTSAGGAQAQINQIRYLLDQDIDVLVVLPHDTAMLAGVVRTANDRRIPVISYDRLIQGVPVSAYVSFDNEEVGRLFGRALIEAVPRGNYLVVNGAETDNNSYLLNQGLFQVLKAPLASGDISVVDEIWLQAWSSDEATERIRRVLDRTTDIDAIAAGNDQIANAAIQLLAERRMAGRVAVVGQDADLLSCQRVVEGIQLMTVYKPIQQLATRAAALAVDLAEGTLPEPDRYMDNGSGQEIPFFVEMPQAVFRHNMDETVIRDGFHSKEAVYRTTAGQN; encoded by the coding sequence ATGACCAACGATGTGACCAACGGTATGACCAACGGTATGACCAGGGCCATGATCAGCGGTAAGGCCGCCAGAAGAGCTGTTTCCGGGGGTTCCCTGTCCTGCCTGTTCTTTCTGCTCCTCCTCGTTGTGCCGATGACCTTCCTGAGCGGCTGCGGTATTGCGCAGGAGGAAGAGGGGTCCCCTGTCGGGAAGGGCGTTACCATCGGCTTCTCCGTCGCCACCGACACCTTTGTTATCGAACGGTGGAACAAGGATATAAAGATTTTTTCCAGCGCCGCCGGGCGTCTCGGGGCCGAGGTCCTGCTCCAAACCTCTGCAGGCGGTGCCCAGGCCCAGATTAATCAGATCCGGTATCTCCTGGACCAGGACATCGATGTTCTGGTGGTACTCCCCCACGACACGGCCATGCTGGCCGGGGTGGTGCGGACCGCCAATGATCGGCGGATACCGGTTATCTCTTACGACCGGCTGATTCAGGGAGTTCCCGTGAGCGCCTATGTATCCTTCGATAACGAGGAGGTGGGGCGGCTCTTCGGCAGAGCTCTGATAGAGGCCGTTCCCCGGGGAAACTATCTGGTCGTGAACGGTGCCGAGACGGACAATAACAGCTACCTTCTGAACCAGGGGCTCTTTCAGGTGCTGAAGGCGCCCTTGGCATCGGGGGATATCTCTGTAGTGGACGAGATATGGCTTCAGGCCTGGAGTTCCGACGAGGCTACAGAACGGATTCGCCGGGTTCTGGACCGTACCACCGATATCGATGCCATCGCAGCGGGAAACGATCAGATCGCCAACGCCGCAATCCAGCTTCTGGCGGAGCGGCGTATGGCGGGCCGCGTAGCCGTGGTCGGGCAGGACGCCGATCTGCTTTCGTGCCAGCGGGTCGTTGAGGGAATCCAGCTCATGACTGTCTATAAACCGATACAGCAACTCGCTACACGGGCTGCTGCTCTGGCGGTGGATCTTGCCGAAGGGACGCTTCCTGAACCGGACCGCTATATGGATAACGGAAGTGGTCAGGAGATCCCCTTTTTTGTGGAGATGCCCCAGGCCGTCTTCCGTCACAACATGGACGAGACGGTCATCCGTGATGGCTTTCACAGTAAGGAAGCGGTGTACCGCACCACAGCAGGACAAAATTGA
- a CDS encoding protease complex subunit PrcB family protein — protein sequence MKDVRNCRIAPVMALVPGILLLAGIFFLPWPAHAGGERENAASERVLSAGNDGGRRAAIHIIRSREDLDKADLSPEMIRKISRSLDFSNEAAIVFFAGTRTTGGYQLELERVSRTSRELTIHIAEKGPDPDQVVTQALTFPHIVIVVKDPPPAIAVQGPQR from the coding sequence ATGAAAGACGTCAGAAACTGCAGAATCGCTCCGGTGATGGCACTGGTTCCGGGTATCCTTCTCCTGGCAGGGATCTTTTTCCTCCCCTGGCCTGCCCATGCAGGAGGGGAACGGGAAAACGCTGCTTCCGAGCGGGTTCTCTCTGCCGGTAACGACGGGGGACGGCGTGCTGCCATTCACATCATCCGGTCCCGGGAGGACCTGGACAAGGCCGACCTGTCGCCGGAAATGATCCGCAAGATATCCCGATCCCTGGACTTCTCCAATGAGGCGGCAATCGTCTTTTTCGCGGGAACCCGCACCACCGGAGGGTACCAGCTTGAGCTGGAACGAGTCTCCCGCACCTCCCGGGAATTGACAATCCATATCGCCGAGAAAGGGCCCGATCCGGACCAGGTGGTGACCCAGGCGCTCACCTTTCCCCACATCGTCATTGTTGTGAAAGATCCGCCTCCTGCCATAGCCGTCCAAGGTCCCCAGCGGTAA
- a CDS encoding GNAT family N-acetyltransferase produces the protein MEINIPHRLATDRFRFYSIAVVPLFLLDQEELLSRIPRLLASEGGEFCLSSRMDPEMIAACCSRGYLPMAVSSGGKSLLLIKCHHRRMVLDFGNLHVSRSTRRRGRREDLFLSVDQDIPDIFRGIARQHRENWLLPAFQEALLALHRVPLRGVSVHGVALRTGEGQVVAGEVGYRCGAVYTSLSGFHSRDGAGSVQMGSLARLLERQGFCFWDLGMEVDYKYRLGGHPLGRQEFLRRYRAAARQMPAPLPRATEAARLLLERGAPDLSGEDGRIRSRAKAQEGSGVPGEDRAG, from the coding sequence ATGGAGATAAATATACCACATCGGCTGGCCACAGACCGGTTTCGTTTCTATAGTATCGCCGTGGTACCACTGTTTTTGCTCGATCAGGAAGAACTCCTCTCCCGGATTCCCCGGCTCCTGGCCTCGGAGGGAGGGGAGTTTTGCCTCTCCTCCCGCATGGACCCCGAAATGATCGCTGCCTGCTGCTCCCGGGGATATCTTCCCATGGCTGTCAGCTCGGGAGGGAAATCCCTGCTTCTGATAAAGTGCCACCATCGCCGAATGGTCCTGGACTTCGGGAATCTCCATGTCTCGCGGAGCACCCGGCGACGGGGGCGACGAGAGGATCTCTTCCTCTCGGTTGACCAGGATATTCCCGATATTTTCCGGGGGATTGCCCGGCAACATCGGGAGAACTGGCTGCTTCCGGCCTTCCAGGAAGCATTGCTGGCCCTTCACCGGGTTCCCCTGCGAGGCGTCTCGGTTCATGGGGTGGCGCTCCGTACCGGCGAGGGTCAGGTTGTGGCCGGCGAGGTAGGGTATCGCTGCGGCGCGGTGTATACAAGTCTCTCGGGGTTTCACAGTCGCGATGGAGCCGGCTCGGTCCAGATGGGTTCCCTGGCCCGGCTTCTCGAGCGCCAGGGTTTCTGTTTCTGGGATCTGGGGATGGAGGTGGATTACAAATATCGCCTGGGTGGGCATCCACTGGGCAGGCAGGAGTTTCTCCGGAGATACCGGGCGGCTGCCCGGCAGATGCCGGCGCCCCTCCCCCGGGCGACAGAGGCTGCCCGGCTCCTGCTGGAACGGGGTGCTCCCGATCTTTCCGGAGAGGACGGCCGGATCAGGTCCCGGGCGAAGGCTCAAGAGGGATCTGGTGTTCCCGGGGAAGATCGAGCCGGATAA
- a CDS encoding ABC transporter ATP-binding protein, which translates to MIHLSDIVREYPDFRLALDLSVTREELVTLLGHSGSGKTTTLRILAGFEKAHRGSIILNGRDVTNLPPEERGLGYVFQDYTLFPHLDVSQNIAYGLRVQGRPRPEQRHRVEELLELVGLGGFGKRPVHTLSGGEQQRVAVARALAPGPEALLLDEPFSAIDPERRASLRRHLLRVQRELRIPTVFVTHSRTEALYLSDRIFLLRQGILEDQGTPLELYERPRTEYAARFLGAANIIPGMFNAPGSATDKRPHMIRPEHLRLDSRGPLSGRVTEEGYYGSWWEYKVETSLGELTLTTRQNLSRGELIRLDLPREHQIPLEPSPGT; encoded by the coding sequence GTGATTCATTTGTCGGACATCGTCCGGGAGTATCCCGATTTCCGCCTTGCCCTCGATCTCTCGGTGACCCGGGAGGAGCTGGTTACCCTGCTCGGTCATAGCGGGAGCGGGAAGACCACCACCTTGCGAATCCTGGCGGGGTTCGAGAAAGCCCACCGGGGTTCGATCATCCTGAACGGTCGGGACGTAACCAATCTCCCGCCGGAGGAGCGGGGCCTGGGCTACGTTTTTCAGGACTATACCCTGTTCCCCCACCTCGATGTGAGCCAGAATATCGCCTACGGTCTCAGGGTTCAAGGACGGCCCCGCCCGGAGCAACGCCACCGCGTGGAGGAACTTCTGGAGCTGGTGGGACTCGGAGGGTTCGGGAAGCGCCCCGTGCACACCCTCTCCGGCGGAGAACAGCAGCGCGTGGCCGTTGCCCGGGCCCTTGCTCCGGGGCCGGAAGCGTTGCTCCTGGACGAACCCTTCTCGGCGATTGATCCGGAACGTCGGGCCTCTCTGCGGCGGCATCTCCTGAGGGTGCAGCGGGAGTTGCGCATTCCCACAGTTTTTGTCACCCACAGCAGGACCGAGGCACTCTACCTCTCGGACCGGATTTTCCTGCTCCGCCAGGGGATCCTGGAGGATCAGGGAACTCCCCTGGAACTCTACGAGCGGCCCCGCACAGAGTACGCCGCCCGCTTTCTGGGGGCTGCCAATATTATCCCCGGCATGTTCAACGCTCCCGGATCGGCCACGGATAAACGCCCCCACATGATTCGCCCCGAGCACCTGCGCCTGGACAGCCGGGGCCCCCTGTCGGGCCGCGTAACCGAAGAAGGCTACTACGGTTCCTGGTGGGAGTACAAAGTGGAAACTTCTCTGGGAGAGTTAACCCTGACGACACGGCAGAACCTCTCCCGGGGGGAGCTTATCCGGCTCGATCTTCCCCGGGAACACCAGATCCCTCTTGAGCCTTCGCCCGGGACCTGA
- a CDS encoding sugar ABC transporter substrate-binding protein gives MQRYPRLLTLLFGLLFSIALYFSVSTIVSLSGTVSRAGSSAAPQEYHLALFIPDSPSRFFEEVLNGASRAARSLGAALSVHRGGTESRSYRLAQYSGIDGAIIYPGSNLDEMRASLDRLKRAEIPLVLIEHGVTDDLPWPLVGTNTFDVGRKIGELAQDLTDEPLRMALVYSEKSPGIESEKDLVELGINTSLADHLILPIIRKRTGLNPLDAEHLVYNLLHKGPEVDLLVFTDTNDTLAAVQVVIDLNLVGSVQIIGMGMNKAISDYLDRGILAGVIVVNPYRIGFDAVRVLLSHLREGYSAGYVDTGVEMIRGTP, from the coding sequence ATGCAACGCTACCCACGCCTTTTGACGCTTCTCTTCGGGCTTCTCTTCTCCATTGCCCTTTATTTTTCCGTTAGCACCATCGTTTCCCTTTCGGGGACGGTTTCCCGGGCGGGGAGCTCCGCCGCACCGCAGGAGTATCACCTGGCGCTCTTTATTCCTGATTCCCCTTCCCGGTTTTTCGAAGAGGTTCTCAACGGGGCCTCTCGCGCAGCCCGCTCCCTGGGGGCTGCTCTCTCGGTCCACCGGGGAGGAACCGAGAGCAGATCCTACCGGCTGGCGCAATATTCCGGTATCGACGGGGCGATCATCTATCCCGGTTCCAACCTGGATGAGATGAGGGCCTCCCTGGATCGGCTGAAACGGGCGGAAATCCCTCTGGTCCTTATTGAGCACGGTGTGACCGATGATCTTCCCTGGCCTCTGGTAGGAACCAACACGTTTGACGTGGGGCGAAAGATCGGGGAGCTGGCGCAGGATCTGACCGATGAGCCCTTGCGGATGGCCCTGGTGTACAGCGAGAAATCCCCGGGAATCGAATCGGAAAAAGACCTGGTAGAGCTTGGAATCAATACGTCTCTGGCCGATCACCTGATCTTGCCAATAATCAGAAAGCGCACCGGTCTGAACCCCCTGGACGCGGAGCATCTGGTCTATAATCTGCTCCACAAGGGGCCGGAGGTGGACCTGCTGGTCTTCACCGATACCAACGATACCCTGGCGGCGGTGCAGGTGGTGATCGATCTGAACCTGGTCGGGAGTGTCCAGATCATTGGAATGGGTATGAACAAGGCGATCTCGGATTATCTTGACCGGGGTATTCTGGCAGGGGTGATCGTGGTGAACCCCTACCGGATTGGCTTTGACGCCGTCCGGGTGCTTCTGAGCCACCTCAGGGAGGGCTATTCTGCCGGATATGTTGATACCGGTGTCGAGATGATCAGGGGAACCCCATGA
- a CDS encoding helix-turn-helix domain-containing protein produces the protein MYSVLVVDDEAPVLESYSYMISQRNEEFLLCGAVQSGAEALALAQKTPPDIVVMDIAMPGIDGLDTIREMQRLLPESVYILSTAYERFDLAQRAIPLHVFAYLVKPVSKKTFLQTLEDARAHLEVRSHSLEQRLEAVQISAEALAREEQNFLLLLTWKSIDRTQWEKYKQLFRFQSDSGYVLAVRFGNRIGGGGERQRPGRNELLRVAGKFERRCRCLWTEYTGLFLLFVPECAGQGSSEGYLRKILQEELPPETGFQVGRGSVQPFDRLFISCDEARRGCLQDEGGINDSFVVQDQELRKLRRMAARAHSLDDIYHQACRCWDQEFSLFPFPLAKARLVGFFTLLLDDLERRVGNQEAARQAGDPAEQILSIETRQEWDAWAARTLGLIITLGRDASLQNLPQPLQRAVQYINAEYARPLHLAQLAELSGVSTGHLSRLFSEWLGTTFNDYLNRCRLTAAEGLLRENRLSVKEIAFTVGYQDPNYFGRTFKRYKGVSPSAYGSSGGTI, from the coding sequence ATGTATTCCGTCCTAGTGGTAGACGACGAGGCTCCGGTCCTTGAGAGTTACTCCTATATGATTTCCCAGCGCAACGAGGAGTTCTTGCTCTGCGGAGCCGTCCAGTCGGGGGCGGAGGCCCTGGCGCTGGCACAAAAGACTCCCCCCGATATTGTCGTCATGGACATCGCCATGCCGGGCATAGACGGCCTCGATACGATTCGTGAGATGCAGCGCCTCCTGCCCGAGAGCGTCTACATTCTTTCCACAGCCTACGAGCGGTTTGACCTGGCCCAACGGGCGATCCCTCTTCACGTCTTTGCCTACCTTGTGAAGCCCGTCTCGAAGAAAACCTTTCTGCAAACCCTCGAAGACGCCCGGGCTCATCTGGAGGTTCGCAGCCACTCGCTGGAACAACGCCTCGAGGCGGTTCAGATCAGCGCCGAAGCTCTGGCCCGGGAAGAGCAGAATTTCCTCCTCTTGCTGACCTGGAAATCGATCGATCGGACTCAATGGGAAAAATACAAGCAGCTCTTCCGGTTCCAGTCGGACTCGGGCTACGTCCTGGCAGTCCGCTTTGGAAACCGCATCGGGGGAGGAGGAGAACGTCAGCGGCCTGGGAGGAACGAGTTGCTTCGGGTGGCTGGGAAGTTCGAACGCCGTTGCCGGTGTCTGTGGACGGAGTACACGGGACTGTTTCTCCTCTTTGTTCCGGAATGCGCAGGACAGGGGTCATCCGAGGGGTATCTCCGGAAGATCCTCCAGGAGGAACTTCCCCCGGAGACGGGGTTTCAGGTTGGTCGGGGGAGTGTTCAACCCTTTGATCGGCTCTTTATCTCCTGCGACGAGGCCAGGCGAGGGTGTCTGCAGGACGAGGGCGGAATCAATGATTCTTTCGTGGTTCAGGATCAGGAGCTTCGGAAGTTGCGGAGGATGGCCGCTCGGGCCCATTCGCTGGATGATATTTATCATCAGGCCTGCCGATGCTGGGATCAGGAATTTTCCCTCTTCCCCTTCCCCCTGGCAAAGGCCCGCCTGGTGGGATTCTTCACCCTTCTGCTGGATGATCTGGAGCGTCGTGTCGGAAATCAGGAGGCCGCCAGACAGGCAGGAGATCCGGCAGAGCAAATTCTTTCAATCGAGACCCGTCAGGAGTGGGATGCCTGGGCGGCCCGAACCCTGGGGCTGATCATCACCCTGGGGAGGGATGCCTCCTTGCAGAACCTCCCCCAGCCGCTGCAGCGGGCCGTCCAATACATTAATGCAGAGTACGCCCGGCCGCTTCACCTGGCCCAGCTGGCAGAGCTCTCGGGGGTCTCCACGGGCCATCTGAGCCGGCTCTTCTCGGAGTGGCTGGGGACAACCTTCAACGATTATCTGAACCGCTGTCGCCTGACCGCCGCCGAGGGCCTCCTGCGTGAAAATCGCTTGTCGGTGAAAGAAATTGCCTTTACTGTGGGGTATCAGGATCCAAACTATTTCGGGCGAACGTTCAAACGCTACAAGGGTGTTTCGCCCTCCGCCTACGGATCTTCCGGGGGGACGATATGA
- a CDS encoding thiamine ABC transporter substrate-binding protein, with protein sequence MTMKRLALVLTALAIAGFTFPGTALARGRQEQPLEPIEERRQETDSLVIYSYDSLPGTLRRAITSYFEEEYGVQVDLQRLGDTGAVYTQLFLEREAPRADAVIGLDATFLPRLHRDRLLEPYRPENLEKIPRDLLIDPEHYLIPYDFGYISLNYDSASPLAPPESWNDLLDSRFARQIIMLNPATSSPGRNFLLLTVAEFGDNEAGIAGQNSSFPGDYRDFWEALRPNILTVTGGWSDGYGLYTQGEAPLVVSYETSPAYHRHFEETHRYESVLLEGGAYMQIEAAGIVRGARNRLNAERLLEFLLSRPFQELIPLSQIMYPVHPEAELPEAFTAGDPVERPLSLENHLIEAHFDRWLETWEDVLR encoded by the coding sequence ATGACCATGAAACGACTCGCCCTGGTTCTGACAGCTCTGGCGATTGCAGGATTCACGTTCCCCGGAACAGCTCTCGCCCGAGGGCGGCAGGAGCAGCCCCTGGAACCCATAGAAGAACGGCGTCAGGAAACGGATTCCCTGGTGATCTATAGCTATGATTCCCTCCCGGGAACCCTGCGGAGGGCTATCACGAGCTATTTCGAGGAAGAATACGGAGTCCAGGTTGATCTGCAGCGGCTGGGTGACACCGGAGCGGTCTATACCCAGCTTTTCCTGGAACGGGAGGCACCCCGGGCAGACGCAGTAATAGGCCTCGACGCCACCTTTCTGCCCCGGTTGCACCGGGACCGCCTCCTGGAACCCTACAGACCGGAAAACCTGGAGAAGATCCCCCGGGATCTGCTGATAGACCCGGAACACTACCTTATTCCCTACGATTTCGGGTATATCAGCCTGAACTACGATAGTGCATCTCCCCTGGCTCCCCCCGAGAGCTGGAACGATCTGCTGGACTCACGCTTTGCCCGGCAAATCATCATGCTCAATCCCGCCACAAGCTCGCCGGGTCGCAACTTTCTGCTCCTGACGGTGGCGGAGTTTGGCGACAATGAAGCGGGCATAGCCGGGCAGAACAGCTCCTTCCCGGGGGACTACCGCGATTTCTGGGAGGCCCTGCGCCCCAATATCCTTACCGTCACGGGAGGCTGGTCCGATGGGTACGGCCTCTATACCCAGGGGGAAGCGCCCCTGGTGGTAAGCTACGAGACAAGTCCCGCCTACCACCGCCACTTCGAGGAGACCCACCGCTACGAGAGCGTCCTCCTCGAGGGGGGCGCGTATATGCAGATAGAGGCGGCAGGGATCGTCCGGGGAGCCCGAAACCGGCTGAACGCCGAACGACTCCTGGAGTTTCTCCTGTCCCGGCCTTTCCAGGAGCTGATCCCCCTCTCGCAGATCATGTATCCCGTGCACCCCGAGGCGGAGCTTCCCGAGGCCTTTACCGCCGGAGATCCCGTGGAACGGCCCCTCTCCCTGGAGAACCACCTCATCGAGGCCCATTTCGACCGCTGGCTTGAGACATGGGAAGACGTCCTGCGCTAG
- a CDS encoding sensor histidine kinase — protein MSLIRNSLRTHLVVSVFAGLAFIILSMTYVLGVTLRLQHIVNDQFQREISFQELQQQVVGSRQPLLDYLSSRSSQALAALLVEEQRLREMLPEDLPLTDDPLDIELRELFSHLETYIALIQEIIFLKRGRVIEQYTELYETMEELNEHISDQIDKISLFGLRRELANYEVVIATSRRLLFWNLLVITFAFLGSLFWILSVIQRVTEPMDRLAFMAGEISSGNFEGEDISVPAVREVAVVVKAFNTMKHDIRRYIAEINKQKQIEQGYLAEKLRNMKMEELLKRMELYTMQAQMNPHFLFNTLNTGVQLAITENAERTADYMEHLARFFRNNVRDRNLIIPLRQEVAGLDSYLYILRIRFGAVISFQVDIPDHLADCSRVPALILQPLVENSVIHAFKGISRQGLVAIRAREDGDILEISVEDNGVGIPPGVAEELLQRKPQDRDRRSRVMGLENVIQRLYFFYPNRQDVISLESVPEEGTAIRIRIDPREEPCIPS, from the coding sequence ATGAGTTTGATCAGGAATTCCCTCCGAACGCATCTGGTGGTATCTGTTTTTGCGGGGCTGGCCTTTATCATCCTTTCCATGACCTACGTTCTGGGTGTTACCCTGCGGCTTCAGCATATTGTCAACGACCAGTTTCAGCGGGAGATCTCCTTCCAGGAACTTCAACAGCAGGTTGTGGGTTCCCGTCAGCCCCTGCTGGATTACCTTTCGAGCCGCTCTTCCCAGGCTCTTGCGGCGCTTCTGGTGGAGGAACAACGGTTGCGGGAGATGCTCCCTGAGGACCTGCCCCTGACCGATGATCCTCTGGATATAGAGTTGCGGGAACTCTTCTCTCATCTCGAAACGTATATCGCCCTGATCCAGGAGATCATCTTCCTGAAACGGGGACGGGTGATTGAGCAGTACACCGAGTTGTACGAGACCATGGAGGAGCTGAATGAACACATTTCCGATCAGATCGACAAGATCAGTCTCTTCGGCTTGCGACGGGAACTTGCCAACTACGAGGTGGTGATCGCCACATCGCGAAGACTCCTCTTCTGGAACCTCCTGGTGATCACCTTCGCCTTTCTGGGTTCCCTCTTCTGGATACTCTCGGTGATTCAGCGGGTGACCGAGCCCATGGACCGCCTGGCCTTCATGGCTGGTGAGATATCCTCGGGAAACTTCGAGGGTGAGGATATCTCTGTCCCTGCAGTCCGGGAAGTTGCCGTTGTGGTGAAGGCCTTCAACACCATGAAGCACGATATACGCCGGTATATCGCCGAGATCAACAAGCAGAAGCAGATCGAGCAGGGCTATTTGGCAGAAAAGCTTCGGAACATGAAGATGGAAGAACTTCTGAAACGGATGGAACTCTATACCATGCAGGCCCAGATGAACCCCCACTTTCTCTTCAACACCCTGAATACCGGTGTTCAGTTGGCCATCACGGAAAATGCCGAGCGCACCGCCGATTATATGGAACATCTGGCCCGGTTTTTCCGGAACAACGTGCGTGATCGCAACCTGATTATTCCCCTCCGCCAAGAGGTGGCGGGTCTTGATTCCTACTTGTACATACTGCGAATCCGTTTTGGAGCGGTCATATCCTTTCAGGTGGATATCCCCGATCATCTTGCCGATTGCAGCCGCGTGCCGGCCTTGATTTTGCAACCCCTGGTGGAGAACTCGGTGATCCATGCCTTTAAGGGAATTTCCCGGCAGGGCCTTGTGGCGATCCGCGCCCGCGAGGATGGAGATATTCTGGAGATCTCCGTGGAGGACAACGGGGTGGGTATTCCTCCCGGTGTGGCAGAGGAGCTGCTTCAGCGGAAACCCCAGGATCGAGACCGCCGTTCCCGGGTCATGGGGCTGGAGAATGTCATTCAGCGGCTTTATTTCTTTTACCCAAACCGGCAGGATGTGATCTCTCTGGAAAGCGTCCCCGAAGAGGGCACGGCGATCCGCATCCGGATTGACCCCCGGGAGGAACCATGTATTCCGTCCTAG
- a CDS encoding ABC transporter permease, whose amino-acid sequence MGRRPALALLIFLALLVPPVVAVLGAGVLDQGFSSWTGEALRVLSRPSTWRSVRFGFVQAALSATLSLGLALPGAYFLANLRFPGRRIAESLTLLPFVLPSLVVILAVISFYGRQGVANRILGTDITLVYSAAGIIIAHVMFNYAVALRTVAGGWRRLDDRLREVSLSLGESSPGRSCRLYAPLLAPSLFSAWAVVFLYCFVSFGVVLVFGGVRYATLEVRIFQEMFTNLNLGAAGVLAFLQLLLCAAVVLLLQLLADRHVRPPREGQVRTIALWKDASRTRRLVCSLYWGTLGLFLFGPLAAILVRSLRPGGISSAWSLAAFRALRTGKIGEREVYEIIRATFPEVVATSLGIAALSALITVLLSLAAARSLRGLRTPWVDTMTKMPLAVSSVTFSLGMRLLWRGVIPSGPLIVITQAVMAFPLVFATVRSALEAIPLRYLETARSLGASRWTRITTVELPLLRRGLVNAYTFAFALSLADFTAVLTIGRGEIVTFPVAMYRLIGFQSFDVALALGVWYILVVAAAFLVIDATSTTRSKEWL is encoded by the coding sequence ATGGGAAGACGTCCTGCGCTAGCCCTTCTGATCTTCCTGGCCCTCCTGGTTCCGCCCGTGGTGGCGGTCCTGGGGGCGGGAGTTCTCGACCAGGGCTTCTCCTCCTGGACCGGGGAGGCCCTGCGAGTACTCTCCCGGCCTTCAACCTGGCGAAGCGTCCGGTTTGGCTTCGTCCAGGCGGCGCTCTCGGCAACGCTGTCCCTGGGCTTGGCCCTTCCCGGGGCCTATTTTCTGGCAAACCTGCGCTTTCCCGGCCGAAGGATCGCCGAAAGCCTCACGCTTCTTCCTTTTGTTCTTCCCAGCCTGGTGGTAATCCTGGCAGTGATCAGCTTCTACGGACGCCAGGGGGTGGCGAATCGAATCCTCGGGACAGATATCACCCTGGTCTACAGCGCGGCGGGGATCATCATCGCCCATGTGATGTTCAACTACGCCGTGGCCCTCAGGACAGTAGCTGGTGGATGGCGCCGCCTGGACGACCGGCTGAGGGAGGTCTCGCTCAGTCTGGGAGAATCCTCCCCCGGAAGAAGCTGCCGCCTCTACGCACCACTCCTGGCCCCCTCGCTGTTCTCGGCCTGGGCTGTGGTCTTTCTCTACTGCTTTGTGAGTTTCGGCGTGGTCCTGGTCTTTGGAGGAGTCCGCTACGCGACGCTGGAAGTGAGGATCTTCCAGGAGATGTTCACCAACCTGAACCTGGGAGCTGCCGGTGTCCTGGCTTTCCTGCAGCTTCTTCTGTGTGCTGCCGTGGTTCTCCTGCTTCAACTTCTGGCCGACCGTCATGTCCGCCCTCCCCGGGAAGGACAGGTACGAACCATCGCTTTGTGGAAGGACGCCTCCCGGACCCGGCGGCTGGTCTGCTCTCTCTATTGGGGAACCCTGGGGCTCTTTCTCTTTGGTCCCCTGGCGGCAATTCTCGTGCGGTCTCTCCGCCCCGGAGGAATCTCCTCCGCCTGGTCACTTGCGGCCTTCCGGGCGCTCCGAACAGGGAAAATCGGCGAGCGGGAAGTCTATGAGATTATTCGGGCCACCTTTCCCGAGGTGGTGGCCACCAGCCTGGGTATCGCTGCGCTCTCGGCACTGATTACGGTTCTGCTTTCCCTGGCAGCGGCCCGCAGTCTGCGCGGTCTCCGAACCCCCTGGGTGGACACCATGACGAAGATGCCTCTGGCAGTATCGAGCGTCACCTTCAGCCTGGGCATGCGCCTTCTCTGGCGCGGGGTGATTCCTTCGGGACCGCTCATTGTGATCACCCAGGCGGTGATGGCCTTTCCCCTGGTTTTTGCAACGGTTCGCTCGGCCCTGGAGGCGATCCCCCTGAGGTATCTGGAAACGGCCCGAAGCCTGGGAGCCTCCCGGTGGACCAGGATCACCACGGTGGAACTTCCCCTGTTGCGGCGGGGGCTGGTCAACGCCTACACCTTCGCCTTTGCCCTGAGCCTGGCCGATTTCACGGCCGTACTCACGATCGGCCGCGGTGAGATTGTCACCTTTCCCGTGGCAATGTACCGCCTGATCGGGTTTCAGAGCTTCGATGTAGCACTCGCTCTGGGGGTCTGGTATATTCTCGTCGTGGCAGCGGCCTTTCTTGTGATCGACGCCACCTCTACAACCCGATCCAAGGAGTGGCTGTGA